DNA sequence from the Tissierella sp. MB52-C2 genome:
TAGGTCTTTTGACCTAGTCTTTTTTCTGGATGAACTTGGAATAAGATTTCATAAAAAATGGAATAATGATTCTATACTTTAAAGAAAATCATTATAGAGGGATTACTTTTTTATTGACATAGTTTTTAATTTATGATAGTTTATATTAGTAACGTTGTTAAAGATGGGGAGAAGTACCCGAAAACGATAGTTTAACATATATATAGGGTTTGTAGGAGGTGTTTTAAGTGAGAGATAGAATCACATTAGCTTGCACAGAGTGTAAACAAAGAAATTACAATACTACTAAAAACAAAAAGAACAATACAGAAAGAATTGAACTAAAAAAATATTGTAAATTCTGCAAAAATCATACTGC
Encoded proteins:
- the rpmG gene encoding 50S ribosomal protein L33, with translation MRDRITLACTECKQRNYNTTKNKKNNTERIELKKYCKFCKNHTAHKETK